Proteins encoded within one genomic window of Prauserella marina:
- the folP gene encoding dihydropteroate synthase, which translates to MRTDRPLVMAIINRTPDSFYDRGSTYGTAEALAAVETAVAEGADIIDIGGVKAGPGATVDVTEEIRRVVPFVAEVRQRFPGLAISVDTWRHEVGRSAVAEGADLLNDTWAGADPRLAEVAAEFGAGYVCSHTGGATPRTRPHRVAYDDIVADVIAEVTRRAEALAALGVPRDGILIDPTHDFGKNTWHSLELTRRLDQLTATGWPVLVALSNKDFVGESLGADVRDRLVGTLAATAICAWQGAAVFRAHNVAETCQTLDMVAVILGQRAPAKVLRGFA; encoded by the coding sequence ATGCGGACCGACCGGCCGTTGGTGATGGCCATCATCAACAGGACGCCCGACTCGTTCTACGACCGTGGCTCCACCTACGGCACCGCCGAGGCACTCGCAGCCGTTGAGACGGCCGTCGCCGAGGGAGCCGACATCATCGACATCGGGGGTGTCAAGGCGGGCCCCGGCGCCACGGTCGACGTGACCGAGGAGATTCGCAGGGTGGTGCCGTTCGTCGCCGAGGTGCGGCAGCGCTTTCCCGGTCTCGCCATCAGCGTCGACACCTGGAGGCACGAGGTGGGGCGAAGCGCTGTCGCCGAGGGAGCCGACCTGCTCAACGACACCTGGGCGGGCGCGGACCCGAGGCTTGCCGAGGTGGCGGCGGAGTTCGGCGCGGGATACGTGTGTTCCCACACCGGCGGCGCGACGCCGCGAACCCGGCCGCACAGGGTCGCCTACGACGACATCGTGGCCGACGTCATCGCGGAGGTCACGCGCCGGGCTGAGGCGCTGGCCGCGCTCGGCGTCCCCAGGGACGGAATCCTGATCGACCCCACACACGACTTCGGCAAGAACACCTGGCATTCGCTGGAGTTGACAAGGCGGCTCGACCAGCTCACCGCGACAGGATGGCCGGTGCTCGTCGCCCTTTCCAACAAAGATTTCGTCGGCGAGTCACTCGGTGCGGACGTGCGGGATCGGCTGGTGGGAACGCTGGCCGCCACCGCGATCTGCGCGTGGCAGGGTGCGGCGGTCTTCCGTGCCCACAACGTCGCCGAAACCTGTCAGACGCTCGACATGGTCGCGGTGATCCTCGGGCAGCGCGCTCCGGCGAAGGTACTGAGAGGATTCGCCTGA
- a CDS encoding winged helix-turn-helix domain-containing protein codes for MVNSPAPPGPFDVDVVLDVVIRGSGDAGQVSEAAAVLAAAISSEFPAPVGTRSVMVRHGTSERVLRVAVPHTRYGQGRSVRIDVASRRVWAGRSPVELTRLEFDLLCFLTRRAGRVCGREELINEVWGLPDVKRGTGRGRTLDVHIRKLRTKLGAGSSLITTVRGVGYRLENDGRVRIEPA; via the coding sequence ATGGTGAATTCACCAGCTCCGCCCGGCCCCTTCGACGTCGATGTCGTTCTCGACGTCGTGATCAGGGGCAGCGGCGACGCCGGACAGGTGTCGGAAGCGGCGGCGGTGCTCGCCGCCGCGATCAGCTCGGAGTTTCCGGCGCCAGTGGGGACGCGGAGCGTGATGGTGCGTCACGGTACGTCGGAACGGGTGCTGCGGGTCGCGGTTCCTCACACCCGTTACGGGCAGGGCCGTTCCGTCAGAATCGACGTCGCCTCACGCAGAGTGTGGGCTGGACGTTCGCCGGTTGAGCTGACGAGGCTCGAATTCGATCTGCTCTGTTTCCTGACCAGGCGGGCGGGCAGGGTGTGCGGACGTGAGGAGCTGATCAACGAGGTGTGGGGGCTTCCCGACGTCAAGAGGGGTACCGGGCGAGGGCGCACGCTGGACGTACACATCCGGAAGCTGCGGACGAAGCTGGGAGCCGGTTCGTCGTTGATCACGACGGTCCGTGGCGTCGGTTACCGGCTTGAGAACGACGGCAGGGTGCGGATCGAGCCGGCCTGA
- a CDS encoding MarR family winged helix-turn-helix transcriptional regulator — protein sequence MTPQETLTPRGLAYSELAIEVFRLNGLLLAAGDELAKPAGLTSARWQVLGVIDHRPATVAEVARTMGLTRQSVRQTADALAGAGLIAFQPNPRHRRAKLLEPTARGRAALAEVERRQADWANRIGGHVSLPELTETITMLRELSGLLGAADQPVGQP from the coding sequence ATGACGCCCCAGGAAACGCTCACCCCTCGCGGGCTTGCCTACTCTGAGCTGGCGATCGAGGTGTTCCGGCTCAACGGCCTGCTGTTGGCGGCGGGTGACGAACTCGCCAAGCCGGCGGGGTTGACCAGCGCCCGCTGGCAGGTGCTGGGTGTGATCGACCACCGGCCGGCCACCGTCGCCGAGGTTGCCCGCACCATGGGGCTGACCCGGCAGAGCGTGCGGCAGACCGCCGACGCGCTCGCAGGCGCCGGGCTGATCGCGTTCCAGCCGAATCCCCGGCACCGGAGGGCCAAACTGCTGGAGCCGACCGCGCGGGGCAGGGCGGCGCTGGCCGAGGTGGAGCGACGGCAGGCGGATTGGGCGAACCGGATCGGCGGCCACGTGTCCCTGCCGGAATTGACGGAGACGATCACCATGCTGCGGGAACTAAGCGGGTTGCTCGGCGCGGCCGACCAGCCGGTGGGACAGCCGTGA
- a CDS encoding molybdopterin-dependent oxidoreductase, which yields MRSDETNWSTTTSHWGAYRVRAVGDTVEVAAHPLDKAPSPLLGNVAAGSRHPTRISAPAIRRGWLDHGPGPSSRRGRDEFVEVTWDTALDLLAERLDATRRTHGNSAIFGGSYGWASAGRFHHAQSQLHRFLNVIGGYTSSRNTYSTGSSSVLLPHLVGDADTLLRNADTWPTIAEHTDLLVAFGGLPEKNVSVTPGGVTEHATSTALRQLGNSGVEVVSISPLADDAPGTPGARWVPIAPATDVALMLGLAHTVLTDNLHDPVFLDRYCVGFDDVADYLLGRRDGVPKNAEWAASWCDVTATDIRALARKMASKRTLITVSWSLQRIEHGEQPVWAGLTLAAMLGQIGLPGGGFGHGYGSMGDVGETGAALPLPFLPRGHNAVRSFIPVARIADMLLSPGSRFDYDGGTYHYPDIRLVYWAGGNPFHHHQDLNRLRQAFGKPDTVVVHEPHWTATARHADIVLPVTTTLEREDIGAGRRDTHLFAMPRVLEPHGQARDDYRILADVARRLGVGDEFTEGRTPAQWLKHLYGGWRERLRRERHDIPSFAEFWEQGSLPLPAGHRHPTPLAAFRADPDGNGLATPSGRIELASATIAGFGYADCPGQATWFAPRRDATYPLHLIANQPRTRLHGQGDIGETSQNSKISGREPITMHPRDAATHGVGEGDVVRVFNRRGACLAGVVLSDRVRPGVVVLATGAWFDPVDLPDDGAGAFSGSVVADKALCAHGNPNVLTSDIPTSALAQGCAGQHTRVDIELFPHPLPAPRTLLPPAIEAASSGELNTEHVPN from the coding sequence ATGCGCTCCGACGAGACGAACTGGTCGACCACGACGTCACACTGGGGCGCCTATCGCGTTCGCGCCGTCGGCGACACCGTCGAAGTCGCGGCGCATCCACTCGACAAGGCGCCCTCTCCGCTGCTCGGCAACGTGGCCGCCGGCTCACGGCACCCCACCCGGATCAGCGCACCCGCCATCCGGCGCGGCTGGCTCGATCACGGCCCCGGCCCCAGCTCACGCCGGGGGCGCGACGAATTCGTCGAGGTCACCTGGGACACCGCACTGGACCTGCTCGCCGAGCGACTCGACGCGACCCGCAGGACGCACGGCAACTCCGCGATCTTCGGCGGCTCCTACGGCTGGGCGAGCGCGGGCCGGTTCCACCACGCGCAGAGCCAGCTACACCGCTTCCTCAACGTGATCGGCGGCTACACCTCCTCACGCAACACCTACAGCACGGGATCGTCGTCGGTCCTGCTTCCACATCTCGTCGGCGACGCCGACACGCTGCTCAGGAACGCGGACACCTGGCCGACGATCGCCGAGCACACCGATCTCCTGGTCGCCTTCGGCGGGCTACCTGAGAAGAACGTGTCCGTGACGCCGGGTGGCGTCACCGAGCACGCCACCAGCACGGCGCTGCGCCAACTCGGGAACTCCGGTGTCGAGGTCGTCTCGATCAGCCCGCTCGCCGACGACGCACCCGGCACACCGGGGGCTCGTTGGGTGCCCATCGCACCGGCCACCGACGTCGCACTGATGCTCGGGCTCGCCCATACGGTGCTGACCGACAATCTCCACGACCCCGTTTTCCTCGACCGCTACTGCGTCGGTTTCGACGACGTGGCCGACTACCTGCTCGGCCGTCGCGACGGCGTCCCCAAGAACGCCGAGTGGGCCGCGAGTTGGTGCGACGTCACCGCCACCGACATCCGTGCGCTCGCCCGAAAGATGGCCTCGAAAAGGACATTGATCACCGTCTCCTGGTCGCTGCAACGCATCGAGCACGGTGAGCAGCCGGTGTGGGCCGGTCTGACTCTCGCCGCGATGCTGGGGCAGATCGGCCTGCCCGGCGGTGGCTTCGGGCACGGGTACGGGTCGATGGGCGATGTCGGCGAGACCGGAGCCGCTCTCCCATTGCCGTTCCTTCCGAGGGGACACAACGCGGTCAGGTCATTCATTCCGGTCGCGAGGATCGCCGACATGCTGCTGAGCCCCGGCTCGCGCTTCGACTACGACGGCGGCACATACCACTATCCCGACATCCGACTCGTCTACTGGGCGGGAGGGAACCCGTTTCACCACCATCAGGACCTCAACCGGCTCAGGCAGGCCTTCGGCAAACCCGACACCGTCGTCGTGCACGAACCACATTGGACGGCCACGGCCCGGCACGCCGACATCGTGCTACCCGTGACGACGACACTCGAACGCGAGGATATCGGCGCGGGCAGGAGGGACACGCACCTCTTCGCCATGCCACGGGTACTCGAACCGCACGGACAGGCGCGCGACGACTACCGCATCCTCGCCGACGTCGCCCGCAGGCTCGGGGTCGGCGACGAGTTCACCGAGGGACGCACGCCCGCACAATGGCTCAAGCATCTCTACGGCGGCTGGCGCGAGCGGCTCCGCCGCGAGCGCCATGACATCCCTTCCTTCGCCGAATTCTGGGAGCAAGGTTCCCTGCCGCTACCGGCCGGGCACCGTCACCCGACCCCGCTCGCGGCGTTCCGCGCCGACCCCGACGGCAATGGGCTCGCCACGCCGAGCGGCAGGATCGAACTGGCCTCGGCGACGATCGCGGGGTTCGGCTACGCGGACTGCCCTGGACAGGCGACCTGGTTCGCGCCGAGGCGGGACGCGACGTATCCGCTCCACCTCATCGCCAATCAGCCGCGAACCCGGTTGCACGGTCAGGGTGACATCGGAGAAACCAGCCAGAACTCCAAGATTTCCGGCAGGGAACCCATCACGATGCACCCGCGTGACGCCGCGACTCACGGCGTGGGCGAAGGCGACGTCGTACGAGTCTTCAACCGCAGGGGCGCATGCCTCGCGGGCGTCGTTCTGTCCGACCGTGTCCGTCCCGGTGTCGTCGTGCTGGCGACGGGCGCATGGTTCGACCCGGTCGATCTTCCCGACGACGGCGCCGGTGCTTTTAGCGGGTCCGTCGTCGCGGACAAGGCACTGTGCGCGCACGGAAACCCGAATGTGCTCACCTCGGACATCCCGACATCCGCACTGGCCCAGGGCTGCGCTGGTCAACACACCAGGGTTGACATCGAGCTTTTTCCACATCCACTTCCCGCACCGCGCACTCTCCTCCCGCCTGCCATCGAAGCCGCGTCATCCGGTGAATTGAATACAGAACACGTGCCGAACTGA